Below is a genomic region from Phragmites australis chromosome 20, lpPhrAust1.1, whole genome shotgun sequence.
GGCGGCGGGCCGCGGCGGAGAGCGCGTGGCGGGCGTGGGCGGGGAGGGACGGGAACAGCGCCGGGAGAAGGGCCAGGAGCATGCAGGACGGGCGGAGATCGTCGCCGAGCCAGGAGAGAGCCGCCACGGCCAGCGGCGGGTCGTCGGGGCGCGCCACCAGGCTGGGGACGTCGCGGGGGCGGACGGGCGGGCCGCCGGCCAGGCGGGAGTAGCGCGCGCGGAGGCGGGCGAGGTCGGCGGTGATATCCATGGCGGCCGCGTTGTCGCTGTCGCTGGAGTCCGACGACAGGAGGCGGCGGTGCGCCGACGGGTCCACGGCGCCGGGCGCTGACGATCATGGGAAAGCAACAAGCCAAATCAAGATTTCAATCAAGAGAAACACCAAGAACAAAGGGTTTGAGGCCAATAATCCATGGGAAATTAAGAGCACCAAGAACACGGCACTTGAAACAAGAAAGTCATGAACACGGATTACAGCAGGGGATGAAGCAGGGGAGGCAGGAGAGGAAGcccttctccttcttggagctCTTTCCGGCGCCTCCGCTGCGGTGGTACCCGGCGTCGTAGCCGAAGTAGAAGTCGTCAGCGTCGTCGCCTCCCAAGGGGCTCAGGAACGGCATTTCTGCCGTGGATGTGCCCTGCCCTGCGCGCGCgcgtggagagagagagagagagagagagagagagaggtgctcGTGGAGGCAAGAGGCAGGTTTAACGGCGCCCGGCCGCGACCCTGCCGGTGCGGGCGATGGCGGTGCGGTGCGTCGCGTGGGATTCTGCACCGTCGATCCTGGAATCCAACGGTCCAGGGATGACACAGAACAGAAGGGCGGCATAACAATGTCTGACAGCGGAAGAAGCCCAGATGAGGAGCAGCAACCACCAACATCAAGCTAAAAGGGAAAATTGATTCATTCAGGCTCAAAATTGATtccttcaaaagaaaaaaggctcAAAATTGATGTGATGATGCACAAGGTGCAAATTCAAGAGCATCTTCAATGGCGACTGGAGTGCTAGAGAATTTCTTGGTACTAAAATGTCTGTGAGATCGTGTGAATTCCTAGTATTTCTTAAGCTTGCCCAGTGCTTCAAAAGTACAATCTTGGTTCTTTTTCACTTGTCGCTGAGGACATGGACACTCCAACAAGCATgtttgaaaattattttttagacaaaataattaaaaagtaTAATGATGTGGAAGTATTTTTCATGGTAGATCcgataatatcatttgcatatGCCAAGTCCTAGTGTGTATTAGTGGTCAATGTTTTTAACATATGTGTGCATGCATTTGAAACAACATCTATTTGATACATCCTAGCTTTAggttcattaaaaattgaactGAAAATGATCCATAAAATCCGAAAAAAGATGGCATAATATAAAATATCAATatagacagatacaaccaattAAACACTATCCTTAACTCTTGTATCCGCTCATACGAATTTAGATTCAGTCAAGCTACACAAATACAGCCAACCGAGTACTatcattttcaacaaatatgattaTGCTCAGTTTGTTTCTCCTCAACCTCGTCTAGAGAACCAAACACACACTTAAGATATAGTAAAGTTGTGTACCTTGGATGCATCCATCTCTTAGTGTTTGGTTGCTGGTATGAGAGATGATCTGTATGTGATGGTTCAATTGGATGGGTTGATCCTGGATGGGTGGTATATATATCTAATATTTGGTTAGCCATATAGGATAATACATATTTCTGTTTGGTTATTTGTAGTAAATGGAATGacttgttacaaagttctgTTTGTTTGCCTGAATTTGTGAAGTAATCatatcaaattgaattaaaagaagtatatcacatgaaatgataaaaaaaatataaatagagcattacagaggaactcactttttcaccatataactgaGGGATatagataattttataaattagtccatcacataagaagaatattagtgaattttctcagatttttagaaatttatttgaggccctaacaatttttagaagttataaagtagtcttttttagaattttaattaaaattctacaTAGGCTTTTTTGAGTGAATCTAATTCAAATAAGttacacatgaattatgaaacacgtacaaaaatttttaaaatttttgaagcAACATAAGATTACTGTTTTGAAGcaacaaaaattctagaattttttagatggtgagtactgttcatagcGGACAAAACTCGGTCCTCTATGGGGTGAGGTGCGACCGATTTTAAGTATCAGCTGGTTCAAGATATTGAAAGAATATACTTGAAGTCTGTATAACCTAGTCCTGAA
It encodes:
- the LOC133901706 gene encoding uncharacterized protein LOC133901706 encodes the protein MPFLSPLGGDDADDFYFGYDAGYHRSGGAGKSSKKEKGFLSCLPCFIPCSPGAVDPSAHRRLLSSDSSDSDNAAAMDITADLARLRARYSRLAGGPPVRPRDVPSLVARPDDPPLAVAALSWLGDDLRPSCMLLALLPALFPSLPAHARHALSAAARRLHAREAALDGEVAEYQSTYAMKLACEKTKDGVAETAAEEMCKMARAARRANKLRWRAVEAAVKEVLSPVQAKEFLKAVEDVAGKVARHGTRWHARAGPLSVPVEAFERMRANARAATDDAW